One segment of Streptomyces sp. TG1A-8 DNA contains the following:
- a CDS encoding serine protease yields the protein MSRSSGFPVAPRPALLAVVVTLVLASASVAAAADDGPGPLGVTSVAAATERSARVGALFGADRVGDLAGGHFCTASVVHSPRRNLIVTAAHCVAGHDGDLLFVPGYRDGRVPHGVWRVGRPLVPEAWTEGEDEDGDLALAPVDELDGERIEDVVGGNRFTTGAAPGAAAVTVIGYPDSREVPLGCTGEPAAHSRTQQRVDCPDLTAGTSGSPWITGDQRVVGVLGGHERGGSTADVSYSVVLGRAAAGLYREAVAASGA from the coding sequence GTGTCGCGTTCGTCGGGCTTCCCGGTCGCCCCGCGCCCCGCGCTGCTCGCGGTCGTGGTGACGCTCGTGCTGGCCTCGGCGTCCGTGGCCGCCGCCGCCGACGACGGGCCGGGGCCCCTCGGGGTCACGTCCGTGGCCGCCGCGACGGAGCGGAGCGCGCGGGTGGGCGCGCTGTTCGGCGCGGACCGGGTCGGCGACCTGGCCGGCGGGCACTTCTGCACCGCCTCGGTCGTGCACAGCCCGCGGCGGAACCTCATCGTCACGGCCGCGCACTGCGTGGCCGGCCACGACGGTGACCTGCTGTTCGTGCCGGGGTACCGGGACGGGCGGGTGCCCCACGGGGTGTGGAGGGTCGGCAGGCCGCTGGTGCCGGAGGCGTGGACGGAGGGGGAGGACGAGGACGGGGACCTCGCCCTCGCGCCCGTGGACGAGCTGGACGGCGAGCGGATCGAGGACGTGGTGGGCGGCAACCGGTTCACCACCGGTGCGGCCCCCGGAGCCGCCGCGGTGACCGTCATCGGCTACCCCGACTCCCGCGAGGTGCCCCTCGGCTGCACCGGCGAGCCGGCCGCGCACAGCCGTACGCAGCAGCGCGTCGACTGCCCGGACCTCACCGCGGGCACCAGCGGCAGTCCGTGGATCACCGGCGACCAGCGGGTCGTCGGAGTGCTCGGCGGGCACGAGCGGGGCGGCTCCACCGCCGACGTCTCCTACAGCGTGGTCCTGGGCCGGGCGGCGGCCGGGCTGTACCGGGAGGCCGTGGCCGCGTCCGGCGCCTGA
- a CDS encoding peptidase S8 encodes MRTKTPNSSHVSGRWRRIGSAAAATAALVAAGLATAAHADATTSAAKPAATGVTWSATPCATPRHKGELACDSLRVTGGVTAFEKARAERTGEAARVTPRTAAAGPTGYGPSNLQAAYGLASAAASKGVGETIAIVDAYDDPNAEADLAKYRSYYGLPSCTTAGGCFKKVGQTGSTTSLPTADSGWAEEESLDLDMASAICPQCKILLVEAKSATMSNLGTAVNEAVALGARFVSNSYGGSESSSDTSYDSSYFNHPGVAITVSAGDEGYGAEYPAASRYVTAVGGTALKTSSTTRGWTETVWNTSSTEGTGSGCSSYDAKPSWQTDTGCAKRSIADVSAVADPATGVAVYDSYGVTAGWYTFGGTSASAPIIAGVYALAGTPSSSSYPAQFPYAKAGTSALNDVTSGSNGSCSTSAGYLCTAGSGYDGPTGWGTPQGTGAFTG; translated from the coding sequence TTGCGTACGAAAACCCCCAACTCCTCCCACGTATCCGGCAGATGGCGCCGCATCGGTTCGGCAGCCGCGGCCACCGCCGCACTCGTCGCCGCCGGCCTCGCCACCGCCGCCCACGCCGACGCGACCACCTCCGCGGCCAAGCCCGCCGCGACCGGGGTCACTTGGTCGGCCACCCCGTGCGCCACGCCCCGGCACAAGGGCGAACTGGCCTGTGACTCCCTCCGCGTCACCGGCGGCGTCACCGCCTTCGAGAAGGCCCGGGCCGAACGGACCGGAGAGGCCGCCCGGGTCACCCCCAGGACCGCCGCCGCCGGCCCCACCGGCTACGGCCCCTCCAACCTCCAGGCGGCCTACGGCCTCGCCTCCGCCGCCGCCTCCAAGGGCGTCGGGGAGACCATCGCCATCGTCGACGCCTACGACGACCCCAACGCCGAGGCCGACCTCGCCAAGTACCGCTCGTACTACGGCCTGCCCTCCTGCACCACCGCCGGCGGCTGCTTCAAGAAGGTCGGCCAGACCGGTTCCACCACCTCCCTGCCCACCGCCGACAGCGGCTGGGCCGAGGAGGAGTCCCTCGACCTCGACATGGCCTCCGCGATCTGCCCGCAGTGCAAGATCCTGCTGGTGGAGGCCAAGTCCGCCACCATGTCCAACCTCGGCACCGCGGTGAACGAGGCGGTCGCGCTCGGTGCCAGGTTCGTCTCCAACAGCTACGGCGGCTCCGAGTCCTCCTCCGACACGTCGTACGACTCCTCGTACTTCAACCACCCCGGCGTCGCCATCACCGTCTCCGCGGGCGACGAGGGCTACGGCGCCGAGTACCCGGCCGCCTCCCGGTACGTGACGGCCGTCGGCGGCACCGCCCTGAAGACGTCCTCCACCACCCGCGGCTGGACCGAGACCGTCTGGAACACCTCCAGCACCGAGGGCACCGGCTCCGGCTGCTCCTCCTACGACGCCAAGCCCAGCTGGCAGACCGACACCGGCTGCGCCAAGCGCAGCATCGCCGACGTCTCGGCCGTGGCCGACCCGGCGACCGGCGTCGCGGTCTACGACTCCTACGGCGTCACCGCCGGCTGGTACACCTTCGGCGGCACCAGCGCCTCCGCCCCGATCATCGCGGGCGTCTACGCCCTGGCCGGCACCCCGAGCAGCAGCTCGTACCCGGCCCAGTTCCCCTACGCCAAGGCCGGCACCTCCGCGCTCAACGACGTCACCAGCGGCAGCAACGGCTCCTGCTCCACCAGCGCGGGCTACCTGTGCACCGCCGGGTCCGGCTACGACGGCCCGACCGGCTGGGGCACCCCGCAGGGAACGGGCGCCTTCACCGGCTGA